The following DNA comes from Candidatus Methylacidiphilum fumarolicum.
TGTTCTATGCGTGGCTCTAGAAGTTGTTTTCCTATTTGAGGTGCCAACCACTAGACCACTAGGTATAATAGGCATCGAATCAATACCATGCTGGAATAATTTAGGCTTAACAGCTGGTTTGGCCTTCTTTTGGATCTTTTTGTTGGGAGTTAGAAAGCATTCGCTTAGTTGAGGGGATGAGGAAAGGGGGGAAGAAAAGGGCGATGGTTCGTGCTAAGACAAGGATAAGAACCGCAAGACTCCATATCAAAATATGGATTCCTGAGATCTTTTCATCAAATAGTAAGAGCATGAGCTCCCGAAGTACAAAGGCCGCTCCCGCTTCCAAAAGCACATGAAGTCGAATACGGTCAAATTGGAAATATTCGACGAAAGCGCGCAATAGCTCGAGGATAACAACTAGAGAAAGAGTTCGTTCGACAAGATCGCGAAAATTTAAATTCGCCCTGTTTTTTGCCAAACCTGGAGCTAATTCCCATACGCTGCGAACGATTTCAACAGCCAATCCAATAAGAAGCAAAAAAATGATGAGATTAAAGGCAATTGCAACCGAAATCCTAAAAAAATGGAGCAGGACTTTTTGCATTTCAGTAAGTTCCTGTTCTAAACTTGGGAAACAATCTAGGGAAGATCTATAAGAAATTGTAATAATAAGCTGAGCTGAAGCATCTGTCAAATAGAATACCAAGAGTTCAAAGGTTGTTCGGATTTAAAGAAACTTTCTTATTTTAGAAAAAGAAGAAAAACTCAAGGTTAAGAGCGCCAAAGCGACGATCCAGTCTCCAAATTTTTTATATACAGTTTCGGCTGGCTGATACCAATGAGCTTCTCCTACCATTATCCCTTTAAATCCAACAAGTTTCCCATCTTTTTTAAGAATATTAAGTATTCTTCCT
Coding sequences within:
- a CDS encoding phosphate-starvation-inducible PsiE family protein, translating into MQKVLLHFFRISVAIAFNLIIFLLLIGLAVEIVRSVWELAPGLAKNRANLNFRDLVERTLSLVVILELLRAFVEYFQFDRIRLHVLLEAGAAFVLRELMLLLFDEKISGIHILIWSLAVLILVLARTIALFFPPFLIPSTKRMLSNSQQKDPKEGQTSC